The genomic interval GCATAAACATACCAACCAATTGTAAATTTAGAATCAAGGGCCTTTCAAACATCCTCAACAGCcttggtttttattcaaaatagaattttaagCATTGAGAAACCTACAATTCTTGGTTTTATGATTAGTTTATTCCAAAAGTTCACTGTTTGATCACAATGAAAACTACCATCCACCTTTGTATCAAATTTCATAACACTATCaatagtaaaattttaaaacaatgcacatttgttaattttatttctttatttattctcCACTTTCCATGGCCAGCATCACAAATCGCCATATCTGAATATTGAGTCAGTGTATAATTAGCAATTCCAGGCTTTTACATAGAGAAAAGACTCAATCATCTACCATGAACTCAGTAGATAAATGGATACTCGTCAACCAGGTATACAAAGAACAATCATCGCAATGTGGAAGATGTATCATTTTGACTTGATGTTATTCATGGCTTGGTATCGAGTTtcatttttcacaataattaatCCGAACTTGATACCCTAATCAAAATTACAAACTCATGAAGGTAAAAGACCATCCAAATTTCAGCTTTCAAAAGGTATGGGTTGTCTCCCGGGCCATGTTTCAATCTTCTCGAAGAATTTGACAGGCACTACACCATCGAAGCCCTCGGTCAGGATAACTTTGTTATCTGATATATATAGCTTCATGCCCTCTGAAAATGAAAATCTATCCCTGTTAGGGCACAAATTGGAACAAAGAATTCCATTTGACATGAGACAGGACAATCTATATACCTTCCAATGCCATTCTCACATCCAAGAAGACCAAGACATTAACATCTCTCCGCATACCTAAGAAtgcacaaataacaaaaaaagtgcTATCAAAATCTGACAACTAAGAGAAAGAAATTTGTTGGTTGGGATCAGCAACGCATGTACTGAGTTGGAATTAACACTAATGGCAATAGCTAATCCCTTGAAGTtttagggaataaaaaaaatagttatggtGAATCACATAGCCACTTAGCTGGCAACTACGACAATAACTTAGACAAAATCAATGGGATAAAGCAGAAGATCTACATAGTTCAAAGCATAGATATTCAGTGGATGAGCTACCTATCAATtcaaattaacaaaagtaattTTCTATTTCGAGTGTAGACCATTAAGGAGTGATGCTACAAGTAAAAACTAATCTTTCAATCAGTCGTTATCCAGATTCTAATGTAGATATGCTTCCTCACAAATAATACGAGTGCCAAGCCTGTATACTGAAGGCATGCTTTATAAGAACATTATGTCTCAAAGTTTTGTTCAAGAGTCAGAGatttgatcttcaacatatattaaaaagatcATGATTTGGTATGAAAATAGGAGATCTATACTTCATAGACCTACTCACAAGTTCCACACCCACTCTCACACAAGAACCACTAAGGTGCTTCCCTAAGTCCTCAAGAAATGATCCCATCTCTAAACCACTAAGAGGTTGTTTggtaattaacaaataaataattccaTGTGCTTATGGGCAAAAATCCTATAAGCCTTATAAAACCTAAAGATAGGTATACCGagcaaaaacataataaaaaacccaaaaaccagGTTTTCATGATTTTGTTGCAgggttttcttttccttcactatatataaaaaacaaagcaGATTAATCCATAACATGATACCAAATAGGCCCTAAAATTTCTGCAATTTAATTGACAATTACAGCACTCCAGCCTCATGTTTGGGATTTCCCAACTGTGTGCATGCAAGCAAATTTCCCTTTCCTTCTTACCCACATCTTACCCTATATCCACTACTTAAATTTAAAgtagaagaaaataaaggaagTAGACTGTGTTTTAATCTTCACTagaccaaaaataaaaagaaaaagagtggCATAATTACACTATTTCTAAATGAAACTGATAAGCACAAGAGACTAACGGGAAAAGGAAAGCTTTGCTGTCAATTGTAATGGTAGATCTTGACTAGTCATGTTATCATCACATGGCCAATGCAAAAGGTACAATACAAAGTTGAGGGAGAATATTCAGTACATATTACGTTTTTGCAAAATCCATAAAATTGCATACAATAAGAATACTACACACAATGCTTCCAAGAACATACCGCTAATTATTTGACCATCTGTAGGCAATCCACATGAGAAATGGACATGTAACCTTGCCATTCGCTTTAGGCCAGATTGCAAGATTGATTCCAAATTCTTCTTATAAGTGCCATGCACACAAACTAAGTTGTGAAGGACATAGAAATTTTAAGACGTCATAACATGCACTTGAATCATAAGAAAACTTAGTCCAACTGTTTTACCAGGTACTTCCTCGGCTGACAAGATGGGCTGTAATAAGCTCTCAGAGCTGATAGTCTACAAAGAAATGtaacaaaattttcaagatataaaagtaaatgaaaaagaacaaaactttaaattcacTTGGAACGAACAAATTCCTTAAGGTGAAATGTCtaaatcaaatacaaaaaacaaGTGTAGATCAGTAAATCCTCCaccaaaaaatattttctatctATCAATGCAATAAGAAATTATCATATCAAAACCAACTAGGTAAATTTTGATGTAAAAAATATCTGATTTAAGCAAACTAGGCATTTATACTTATTGGAGAACATCTGATAATTGATGACACTCTTTACGATATTCAACCACTGCTAGGAAACAACAAAGAACCaacaaaactatatttttttttcttattttttatttatttgagaaaaagaaaacaataccGCTATTGTGTGGCCCTGATTGGCACGGATCAAAAGCTCCCCATTTTCTTCCAAAAGGCCAAAGCGTTGTTTGTTGTCCCTCTTCACTGCCTAATTCACAGCAGACACACACATAAGCACAAATCGTTAGGCATTTCTCGTGATTCATAGAAGCTTAAAGCTGGAGAGCTACTAACTTCCTTAACTTCATCCACTGAGTGGGATCTCAAAGGGACCTTCGCAAACGTCGTCACATTCAACATTAACAAATCACAAACCCTAACATACCCATCGCTCCTCATATCCAACTTCAACTCCGAAGCCTGGTGGCGCAAGATCCTTGTCCTGAACCCAAACAAATTCCATAATAACCAATCAATTCGAAGAAAAGATCAAGGACAAAGAGGATTACAAGAGTCTCCCAAGAGCATCGATCCGATCAATGCCGCCTCTTCCACCGCGCGGAGATCGATCATCCCTGGAGCCAGAACCTAGGCCCCGTTCTCGAGAACTATAAAGCAACAATATCAACACAATCAGAGAAGAATTTGAAGACGATGGTCAGAGACAAAGCAAAGTCATGCTGCTACCTTGAAGCTAATGgggaggtggaggaggagaaAGGAAGAGGTTGAGCGGTGGAGCTTTGCATCAGGGGAGAAGGGCGAGAGTTTGAAGAGAGATCGGAGAGGAGGAGATGGTGGGAGAGCCGGAGCGCAGGGGAGAGAAGaagggatgaagaagaaggagaagaagaaagcagcAGCGAAACAACGGAGAACTCGAAGGGAAAATGATGCTGAAGCCCACATTGAAGAGCGGGCGTGTTTCGGATTCGGGTTCGGGCGGCTGTCGAGATTAAAATTGATGCATAAATAGATGCCAACACGGCCCATATTTAGAAGAAGCGTGGATTATGCATAAAAATTGAGTTAATATCTCAAAATAcggggtttttttattttattttattttatatgaataaattttaatcagttctataaaattattatataaaaattattattattaaaaataaattgcatAATCCAAAAGTTAAATATTAGTACTGAAATAAACAAattgtgattttaatttttgagaaactCTCGTCATCCaaaacttttttataatttgttttattttaaaaaaaatgtgggcGATAATAAaagtgattttaaaaaaaaaaaacaagccaCAACTAGAGATGAAACACTAATTCTTACATGGGtggtattttaataaattttaactgtgtaattaaaattttatttagtacataaattaaaaaaatatattacggaaagtaatatgatattattctacccaaatacaaaattaaaaaatttaaacaaaatttttaaaaaatcttcatCTTTTACCTCTTCTTCATGTCGGGCTTTCTTCCCATTTATTTGCTCCAGACAAGCATGGCATCTATCGTAtctatatttgttaaaagaaatgtcatttctttttaaaatggtattaatttttttattttattttattattattatttttgcgtATActcacataaaaaattaaactaaaacttATCTACATTTTATATAAGGCTTGTTCAGTTAACTAGTAAAATTTTAATACCTTACCAACTGAGTTGATTCAAGTAATAGTGGTTTCTGAGACTAACcacacacaaaataaataatatagtgGACTTAGATTTTGATGAGACTCAGGTGgggatatatttgttttagtttaaaatttttattcttatatattcgttttaaattaaaacacattatcttatatattatttaagtatcttataaattatttaagtatcttatatatcttatatgcgcacatcttttcagTTACTTGCTTTACTTTTTCATACTATTATATATCCttaaaattgctaatatacTAGCTTCAGACCCACAACAGCAAAATCTCAATGATGATCTCCTCTCAACTTCATGAGAGCAAGAGTTGTGAACATTCACGACGATTCAGACCCTAATATAGCTCAGGTAAATTTTTGAGGATGTTAGTGTGTTTTGGCCAATTTTCCACTTTggtcattatttttcaatttgcatcaaaGAAGTCATCCGAATTCGATTTCATTTTACCGAGCGGTCACTCTTGGTTTTCCGGACCAGATTTATCTGATGTGGCAGCCGGAGATGCCACAtcacattaaattaattacttcTTCACACCCAGCTGGACATAACAAGTCAACAAAGCTCCACGTCATTTTAATTAATCCACTCAGCAAGCACAGTCAGCTCACAGTCATTGTCTTCTTCACTTCCCTCTTTCATCTTCCCGTTTTTCAGCAGAGCTAGAGGAAGAAAATCCATGGTTTTTTCAGCACTTTTATTCatcacttttatttaaattcatcaAGACTTTGAATATGCAGCAATTCATCCATGGTTTTTTCTTGTACACAACATGTATAATCTGCAACAACCTCAATCTGCACAAAAACAGAATTATGATTGCTTTTAGATTCTCATAACATCATCTCACTGCACATTCACTAGTCATTCTCTTCCACCTTCCTCTGAAGATCGGATAGGTTATACAATCATGAAAAAAGACTCAAAACTCACTTATACAAGCATTCCCTGTGAACTCCATTACATGTCCTAACTTTCAACTCCATCTGACGATGCCCTAGGTACGAAGGTCTAGGTTATTTTCCAATCTTTCGCTTCGCTTCCCTGTCGGCCTATGGAAAAGCCCTGAATCGATAACCAAACGGTAGACCTCCACTAATTCTCTTCCCCTAGCTCTGCTGCAAAAAAATAGGAAGTTGAAAGAGGGAAGTAAAGAAGACGATGACTATGACTGGTGAGTggattaattaaaatgaagtgGAACTTTGCTGATGTGTTATGTCTAGTTGGGTgtgaaattataattaatttaatgtgaTGTGGCATCTCCGACTGCCACATCAAATGAATTTGCCCGGAAAACCAAGAGTGACCGCTCGGtgaaatgaaattgaatttcggATGATctctttgatacaaattgaaaaattaatgaCCAAAGTGGAAATTGGTCAAAACATAGTGACCTCCTCAAAAATCTACCCAGAGTAGTCTACTCCCCCAGCTCGGACAGACCTGTGATTCCAGATGGTAGTCTTTCACCGGTCTAGTTTCCCTACTCTTTTcagtttcttctttcttttcgctcttcctttcctttttttggATCAAGTACCTCACTACTGGTGAGAGAACTCAAGTTGTTATCTCTTTctgttgtttgttttctttttgtgtgtttgttaatttttttttttaataaaattctggtttatctactttaataaaaaaataataataaaaaaagctttttggattttaaaatttgtcatgCAATTTTATAATAAGAAAGATATTATGGTCCCTTCTTTCACAATAAGATTTATAATCatgtttttctaaatttataatatattgttGATAAATGCTAATAAACGTACATTTTCAAAacattttttcttaataaaaaatataggattatcaACATGGGgaagaaatattgaaagttatGTACAATGAGATATTTTGCTAAATGCTAATAAACGtacatttttaaaacattttttcttaagaaaaaatataggattatcaGCATGGGGAAAAAATATTCAAAGTTATGTACAATGACATATTTTaaatgtggaaattgccaaaaaaaaccctttaagtttgtaaaattgccaaaaacaccccgttagttttgcaatccctaaaaaccccctccttttaaacaagatgtttttcaaacccccaaaccctgtaacggatgtgaacggagtgagtttcaaaaatttatgacgaaaaatgcccttgcatggggagtcgtgggctgcagacccatctcggcgatttgagaggaagtggggttttccgtagggtaaccccgagaggctaatttattggagccgctttacttgctttttctcaactcgcgtcttcgcTCTTCCATTTCGAGTcgtctcgaagttgtctctaccgtaAGCCTCCGTATTCAGACTTTTTATTTCCACCCCAGtatctcaaaggagaagtcccccacgtaactagttggcatttcatcagtttggaatctaaggtattgagtatggttttatgatAACTGTtatgttacaaagaaagatttttttcggtttttgttttgtgttcctgctttttgttggaagatattgaaagtctcagggggatttctcatttgggggtttttgttagtctcgcGGAGATTtctcgctagggttttgtttttgttttgcattttggttcagtatacactatcgaaaaaaagtttttttcaattgttatgatttgtgtaatatttataatgtacatttcccctttcatttgatatggtttcgcgcttttacaaatgagggttgacgtttaagaaatgagatattgACGCTTaagttttgttgtctctgtttaagtattctcgtctcgcTTTAATAAAGTCtgggtctctgctttaacatttgatatatctgtttaataaccgagaggttaccgctttaaaaaccttaaatttgcgcttaaacttttgtgaatgtgttgttattgtcgcaggcaagtgattatggcggtcaacctagttaatgggcgatgctatttgacaccgatAGTAGAGactttagctgaattgaaaaaaataacatgacccccTACacctgggagattattcgacggaCACTCGCTTTGCGCTGCTCATCGAGATGGAAGCTaaataccaagagagggcccttcttgattctctttttgcaaaggtacgatggtcgcaccaataaattcgtggatcgggaAAGTCTCGCCGAGTTTTCgcgacctcaagatgtggc from Dioscorea cayenensis subsp. rotundata cultivar TDr96_F1 chromosome 7, TDr96_F1_v2_PseudoChromosome.rev07_lg8_w22 25.fasta, whole genome shotgun sequence carries:
- the LOC120265736 gene encoding tRNA 2'-phosphotransferase 1-like, with the protein product MQSSTAQPLPFSSSTSPLASSSRERGLGSGSRDDRSPRGGRGGIDRIDALGRLLTRILRHQASELKLDMRSDGYVRVCDLLMLNVTTFAKVPLRSHSVDEVKEAVKRDNKQRFGLLEENGELLIRANQGHTIATISSESLLQPILSAEEVPVCVHGTYKKNLESILQSGLKRMARLHVHFSCGLPTDGQIISGMRRDVNVLVFLDVRMALEEGMKLYISDNKVILTEGFDGVVPVKFFEKIETWPGRQPIPFES